A window from Labeo rohita strain BAU-BD-2019 unplaced genomic scaffold, IGBB_LRoh.1.0 scaffold_357, whole genome shotgun sequence encodes these proteins:
- the LOC127160472 gene encoding serum amyloid A-5 protein-like, producing MKLILAVLVLVFLVETQAQWYRFPGQAAGGAKDMWRAYRDMRQANWKNSDKYFHARGNYDAAKRGPGGRWAAKVISDGREFVQGITRRGNSDAAADQEANRWGRNGGDPNRYRPKGLPNKY from the exons ATGAAGCTTATTCTTGCTGTGCTGGTGCTGGTTTTCCTGGTTGAGACCCAGGCGCAATGGTACCGCTTTCCAGGACAAGCCGCTGGAG GTGCAAAGGACATGTGGCGTGCTTATCGGGATATGAGGCAGGCCAACTGGAAAAACTCAGACAAGTATTTCCATGCACGTGGGAACTATGATGCTGCAAAAAGGGGCCCAGGAGGCAGATGGGCAGCCAAAGTGATCAG TGATGGAAGAGAGTTTGTGCAGGGAATCACTCGCCGCGGTAATTCTGATGCTGCTGCTGACCAGGAAGCCAATCGCTGGGGACGTAATGGTGGTGACCCCAACCGCTACAGACCGAAAGGGCTTCCCAATAAGTACTGA